The Terriglobia bacterium sequence CGCGTGTGCGGCGGCAATCAGCGCCTCCGCGGTCTCGAATTCTGCCATGAGTCCATACAGCGGATGTCTTTTCATACCTTGTCATCCCTCGACACGGGCTTGCGTTCCCCCCAGGGCGGCCGGTTTCTTTTCCGGCGGCACGAGTTGGCGAAGTTCAAAGATCGAAATCATCGGAAGATATCGGAGGAACAGGAACAGCAGGGTCAGGAACAGGCCGATTGAACCGACATACGTCGCGACATCCCACACCGTGCCGGAATAGCGATACCACATGGTCGGCATGTAATCCCGAGCCAGGCTGCCGACCACGATGACATAGCGCTCCAGCCACATCCCAATGTTGACCAGAATGGATATCACCCACAGTCCGCTGATACTGGAGCGCACCCGGTTGGACCACAGAAACTGCGGGACGACCATGTTGCAAAAAATCAGGGCCCAGTAAAATTTCATGTAGGGTCCGGTCATCCGGGACATGATCATGAACTTGTCGTACGGGCTTCCGCTGTAAAACGCCATGAACGTTTCCATCACATATCCGTAACCCACGATCAAACCGGTGGCCAGGAGGATCTTGGCCATGTTGTCGAGATGGCGCTGGGTAATGAAATCTTCAAGCCCATAAACTTTACGGACCGGAATGGAGATGGTCAGCACCATGGCAAATCCGGAATAGATCGCCCCCGCCACAAAATAGGGCGGAAAGATGGTGGAATGCCATCCCGGAACAATCCCCACCGCAAAGTCGAAACTCACCACGCTGTGCACCGACACGACCAGGGGGGTAGCCAGTCCCGCCAGCAGTAAATACGCCGTCTCATAACGCTTCCAGTGGGCTGCCGAACCCCGCCATCCCATGGCGAGAATCCCATAAATCTTCTGACCCACCCGCCGCTTCGACCGGTCGCGAATGGTGGCAAGATCGGGAATCAGTCCGACGTACCAGAACATCAGGGAAACCGTGGCATAGGTGGACACCGCAAAAACGTCCCAGACCAGCGGGCTGCGAAACTGCGGCCACACCTTCATGGTGTTGGGATAGGGGAACAGCCAGTAAAACATCCAGGGCCGGCCCAGATGGAGCAGCGGAAACATCCCCGCGCAGGACACTGCGAACAGGGTCATCGCCTCGGCAAAGCGATTGATCGAAGTCCGCCATTCCTGGTGCATCAGAAGCAGGATGGCGGAGATCAGGGTGCCGGCATGGGCGATTCCCACCCACCAGACAAAGTTGACAATCGCCCATCCCCAGCCGACCGGAATTTCGATCCCCCAAATTCCCACCCCCAGCAGGAACAATCGGCCGATGGCAAACATCAGCACCATCAGGAGAAAGAAGGCCACCGCAAAGCCGAAGATCCAGCTCCGCGGGGTCTTTTGGGTCAGCACAATGGAGCTGATCTTGTCGGTCACGGTAGCGTAGTTATAACCGGGACCGATCAGCGGCGCGGGTACGAGCTCGGGTGATCCCTTCAAGGGCTCTGTGGCCATCAGGTCAGCTTTCTTCCATCTCGGGGTTCGGATTTCTTATCTTCGCCAGATAGGTCGTCCTTGGATGCGTGGTCAACTCCGTCAACAAGCCGTAATTCAACGTTTGTGCCTTGAGGCGCGAGACGCGACTCGTCGGATCATTGATGTCGCCAAAGACGATGGCCTCGGTGGGACATGTCGCCTGGCAAGCGGTCACCACCTCCCCATCGCGGACCTTGCGGTTTTCTTTCTCGGCATCAATCTTGGCCGCATTAATCCGCTGGACGCAGTAGCTGCACTTCTCCATGACACCGCGGCTGCGCACCGTCACGTTGGGATTCCTTTGCAGCTTGAGGCTGGCTGTCTCCCAGTCACCAAACTGATAGAAATTAAACCGCCGCACTTTGTAGGGACAATTGTTGGAGCAATAGCGGGTCCCGACACACCGGTTGTAAATCATCTGGTTCAGACCTTCGGCGCTGTGGTTGGTGGCTCCGACCGGACACACCAATTCGCAGGGGGCATTTTCGCAGTGCATGCACATCACCGGCTCATGGTAGATCTCGGGATCGTCGGGGCCTCCATGGAAATAGTGATCGATCCGGATCCACTGCATCTCCCGGCTGCGGCGGACCTGGTCTTTCCCCACCACCGGGATATTGTTTTCGGCCTGGCAGGCCACGACGCAGGCATTGCACCCGATGCAGCTATTCAGATTAATGGCCATTCCCCAGGCATATCCGGTGTCTTTAATCTCGGGATACAGCGTCGAGTCGGGCGGCGGAGCGGGATCCATCTCTTGCGCGAAGTGGGGGTTCTTCCGGTACTCTTCCAGACTCGCGACGCGAACGAAATCTCTCCCTTCCATACTGTGATGAATGTTGGTCACCGCCAGGGCGGCTTGCTCTCCGGTCCTCTGGATTTCCACGCCGGATCCGATCCAGGGATGGACCGAGGTCCGGAGTGGGTAGGCGTTGAAGCCGGTCCCGGCGCCGATGCGGCCGGCGAGCGGACTGCCATACCCGAAATGCACCGTGAGGGATTCATCCGCATGGCCCGGCATGATCCACGCCGGGGCTTTCACCTCGCGCCCTTCGAAACGCAGGCTCACCACCTCTTCATTGTGGATCCCGAGGCGGTCCGCCGTGGCGGAACTGATCCACACCGCGTTGTCCCAGGTCAGCTTGCTCATCGGCTTGGGCAGCTCCTGTAACCAGCCGTTGTTCACAAATCGGCCATCCCAGATCGTGGGGTCGGGCCGAAAAACAATCTCCAGAGGACGGGGAGCCGCGGCTTGGGCCGCAGCCGCCGATGTGCTTTGCGATGGCTGAGAAGAGGGGGACGATGCAATTCCCTTCTTGACGCTCACCGATTTTGGATTCAGGGCGGTCCCATCGATGAAGCCGTTATAAAGCGCGACCTCCCAGAATTCTTTAAAGCTCTTTGAACTCAGACCCGCATTCTTCTGACCGTGATTCTTCCAATAGTCCTGCACAATCTCGTAGCCGGATCTTGTGGACCGGCCCTGCAGCGCGGCGAGCACCTCATAGGCCGACTTGCCCGCGTACAACGGAGCGATGAGCGGCTGGATGATGGAGGTCGTTCCGTCATAAGTGCGAACGTCACCCCATGCCTCCAGGTAATGTGTTTCGGGGATGTGCCAGTGGCACAGTTGTGAGGTTTGGTCTTCATAGAGCCCCAGATGGACTGCCAGTTTGACCCTTCCAAGGGCATCGCCAAAAGGCACATCCGCGGGAGCGTTGAACACCGGATCCCCTCCCAGGATGAAGAGGGCCTCCACCTGGCCGGACTTCATATCAGAGACCAGGGCCTCGAGGGATTGCCTCTGGTCGATGGAATTGGCTTCCACGGGATCCGTATACACCACGGTCTTTCCGACGTTGCCCAACGCCTCATTCATCGCATGGCAGAGGGCGTGAACGATTGGAGGCTGCGGCTCCCCCGCCAACACCACACATGAGCCGCGGTGGCGTTGAAGATCGCGGGCTGCGGTGCTGATCCATACGCCCTCGCCAACGCTCAAAGAACCCGGGCCTTCAAATCCGGTGGCGATCCCCAGGGATTTTGCCAGGAACCGGGCCAGTCCTACGATGTCGGTGGACCGCATGCGAAGGCGATGGTCCGCCATGGCGCCGGTCACGGAGGGGGCGTTCTCGACAACGTACAACCGGTTCATCCCGCTCGGCTCCGCCTCCATACGGCGGCGTCTGGTGAAGTCCCGAGCATAGCGGACGCAACCGGGGCCTGCGAAAAGAAAGTCGGACTCCAGAGAAAGAATGACATCGGCCTGGTCGAAGCGGTACACGGTTTCCACCATTTCACCGAAGGCCAACCGTGCCCCGGCCTTCAGGTTGTCGCGCCCGACGGGCTCGTATTGGTGCCATTGGGCGCGGGGAAACTCGGCCAGCAATTCCTGGAGCTGGGAGGCAAGCGTAGGTGAGGTCAACGTCTCGGTGAGGATGCGCAGCCCGGCGCCCTTGCTGATTTGCTGTTCGGCCCGGATCTCGTTCACAACGCCGACGAATTCGACCCAGGTGTTAATATTCCCGAGTCGGGACACCGTTTGCGACCGGTCCGGATCGTAGAGCGTCAGGATGGACGCCTGGGCAAACGCATCGGTCGCGCCCAGACTGGCGGGGTGCTGCGGATTCCCTTCGATTTTCGTGGGTCGCCCGAGGTGACTTTCGACCAACAAGCCCTTTCCGAATCCCCCGAACGGCATGGCCGTTGCAAAGAACAGGGGTTTGCCGGGCACGACCTCTTCCGGTTGACGGACATAGGGCAGGATCTTTTCCGTCGGCATGTGGGCGCAACCGGCCAGGCCCGCCAGCGCCAGCGAGGCCCCCATGAGTTTCAAAGCCTGACGACGGTCGAGGCCTTCCCCAAGCAAGCCGGATTGCCGTGGAAATTCATTGCGGAGAAACTCCAGAAATTCCTCGGTCCCGGCAAGCTCGTCCAGGCTTCGCCAGTACTCCCGGCCTCGTGTTTTCTCCAGACGCGCCCGAATGGAAGCCGGGTCAAGAGCCTGCCTGGAAATCCCCTTTTCGTTTATCGATGACATGTCGTGCAATCCGTCAGTTTTTGAATCTTGTATTCCTTCACCAGCTTCTCTCCCAACGCGAGTTGATCGCGGGGCGGCACATAATCCATCTTGAAGACATCCTCCCGGGGCCGGACATACCGCTCCACGTTGCGATGACAATCGAGGCACCATTGCATCTGCATCGGATTCTCTCGAGCGGTGAGCGGCATGCGGTCGACGCGTCCGTGACAGGTGGAACAGCCGATGCCTTTGTTGAGATGGATGCTGTGATTGAAGTAGGCGTAGCCGGGAAGCTGGTAAACCCGTGTCCATTCCAGCGAAGTGTTGTTGCGGTAACTTGCCCGCACGGGCTCGAGCATGGGGCTGTCAGACCAAATTTGGGAATGACAAGTCATACAGGTCTCAGTGGGAGGGATTCCTGCAAAAGAGGACTCCTCCACCGAGGTATGGCAAAAACGGCAATCCAGTCCCAGGCCGCTGACATGGTGTTTATGGCTGAAAGGGACGGGTTGCTGGCGGGCGACGTTGACTTCCGTAAAATAAGGAGAACTATAAATGATGTAGGCCGCCCAAACGAGGCCGGCAAGGATAAAAACGGCCCCGTAGATGGTGAGCCTCGACAGGATGTTCGTGCTGCGATGAAATATCTGCGCCATCGCCGGGATTCTACGGGTGTGGATGAAGACGTCTTCGCTGCCCGGCGGAACACCTGTCCGCGACCGGGACGCGCTCGGTCGGAAGACAGGACTCCGCTTCGGACATTGCGAGTTACTCGCCGGGCCTTACACCCCGCGAGAATTGACAAAACCTGCCTCTAAGCATTTTGGAACAGAAACGGAAGTATATTAATGTCCATGGGCGGAGTCAACTATTTTTAGCCATCATATCGTATTACGATATATAGGAAAGAATCCCGACAGCACGCGGCCTTTTGCGAGTCTTCCGACGGAGTCCCGGGCCGGAAGGAAGGGGTGCGCTCAATCTGGATCTGGAGGGGGGAGGTCAGCGGGGTGAGGAGGGGGCGGATTCGCCCTTTATTCAATTGGTTCCGGTCGAAAGATGCTCGTTCCCGCCAGGATCCCCCCGATGAATCCAAAGCCCAGGCTCCAGGATGGAGGCATCAGCGTGACGAAAATATTTTCGCGGGGAGCAGGGAGGGCGTCCAGGGTGAGAAAAGGAATGCCGTCGTGGAGCAGGGAAAGCAAGTAGGCCCACAAGGACCGCTTCTCTCCCCGGCGAAGAGGAATGAGCGCGACAAACACCTCGACAAACAACAAGCAGGTGATCGCCGGGGCCCCCTGCCCAAAGATAAGGGCCCACTCGAGTGCAGGCGTCCGGATAGGGGCAGGCGATGGCGATCGACGCGACGATGATCAGGGTTGCGCCGATCGCCGAAAGGACAGACCCCCAGCGAAGGGTTTCCTCGCCAACACCTATTCCGCTATGGCCCAACGGTTCACAAGCTGGAAGGAGTTACCAGGAACGGTGTCCGCCGCCGCCACCACCCCCACCATGTCTCCCGCCCCGACCGCCTCCACCGCCTCGGCCACCACCATATCCGCCTCCACCCCCGGGTCTTCCACCCCCGCCCGGGCGCCGCTCAAACGACGGACGCGGGCGGGCCTCATTCACGCTCAGTGCCCTGCCTTTCAGATCGGAGCCATTCAGAGCGGTGATTGCAGCCTGGGCCTCAGCCTGATTAGGCATTTCCACGAAACCAAATCCCCTCGGTTCGCCACTGAACTTGTCCCGGATGATGTTGACCGCCTCGATCTGTCCGAAGGACTGGAAAGCAGTCCGAATATCCTCCTCACTGGCGTCTCGAGATAAATTACCCACGTAAATGTTCACAATGATCTCCTTATTGGTTTGGGCCGTACTGCTTGAGTTAGGTTCAATTGTGGAACGCAACGCCACGGAATCCCTCATCATTCAGGCCCTTCCGCAACGGATCGCTATCTTCGAATGAGTGGATCGAAGCGCTTACGTGGGTTGTACTGGTGGCTTGGATAATAGTCGAACCCAGAAGGCACGCCGATACCAGGGAAAACGAAACTCAGGACATATTCAGATGTCTAAATCCTCGTGATTGATGGCTCCCGGCACAACGGAATTCCGTGTGTCGGAGACCAATTGTCATTCTCCGGCGATGCATGCCTGCGTTCGGTCAGCCCTCAGGCCACAGTATTATCCGATGAAGGTAGCGTCGCCCCCAGGGGGAGACGATCAAAACCAGTATACGCTACCTGGGGATTTCAAGCCAATGATTTTAGCTGTAGATGTGAGATTCAAACGAAGGAGAACTTGGGCGCTCGGGATGCGCGGGTGCCGCAGACAGGCGCTTTCTGCATGTCTGCCAACCCCAGCCAAACAGATTGATTCGACGGATCGTCAACCTCCTCACCCCAACAACCCCTCCTGACGCCTCCGTAAGCCTTGCCGGCGCATGCATGCAAAGAACGCATGCGTGCGGCACCCCAAGTCAATCTTTCCCATCGTGTCCGAGACCAAAGATGAGCTGGGTGCCACAGACATGCAGAGAGTGGGTGCATATCGCGGGGAGATTTCTATTAGGCCCGGGCCTCAGCGGTTCAAGCGACGGTGCGCCGGCGCCAAAGCAGAACACCCAGCGCAATCCACACCGCCAGCACCACGTACTCGTAACGGTGGAAGCTTCCGGGAATAGCGGGGAGCACCTTCATGAGAATCAGCATCGCGGCCACGACCATCCCCGCGTACCCAATCATTCGCCCACGATGGGACGACGCTCCGCCTGCCCCTTTGAGAAAGGCAAGGCAGGTCGCAAACCATCCTACCGCCGAAGTGAGCGACCCCACTTCGGAGATGGGAACCAGGACCGCTTGTCCAAGGAAGGAGGCGATCGCCGTCAGGCAGCCCACAAAGACGATGGAGACGGCAGGGGTGCGGAACCGCTCATGCACCCGGCTCAGTTGCTCGTCGAGCAGGGACCGGCGACCCATCGCGAAGAGCAGCCGTGTCGAGGTCAGAAAGTTTCCATTAAAGACCTTGAGCAGGGAGAGCAACACACCGAACATGATCAATTGCACCAGGAAGCGCGATCCGAAGGCTCGCTCAAAGGCCACAGCCGTCGCAAACCGCTCCTTCGTCAGGCTCATCCAGGGTTGGACCATGGACACGACCGCAATGACTCCAACATAAAAGACGATTCCTGCACCGAGGGCGAGAAAGATGACCCGCACAAAGTGCTTTGACTTGAAATCGACGGCCGCCTCCTCCGAGGCCTTGGGTGCGGATTCAAACCCGGTCATGAAGTACGGAACAATTTGAAGGACCATCAAAGTGGAAAGCAATCCGCCGGTAACCCCCCGGCTGTCGGCGAAGGGCGGCATGAAATTGTGGGTGCTCCCCCGAGACCAGCCCAGCACCGAAAAGATGACAAAAATCGCCAGCAGGCCGAAGGTGGTCACATTCTGAAACGCGGCGCTCACTTGAACTCCGCGGTAATTCACCAGGGTGATCATTGCAGTGAGAACCAAACCGGCGAGCAGATGGGGCAGGAAGACGGGATAGCCTCCCACGCGATAGAGCTCCATGGCATTCATCGAGGGGAAGACATAAGAGGCCACTCGCCCGACCGCGACCGCCTCGTACGGGCACACGATCAAGTAGGCCAGGGTCATCGCCCAGCCGGTGGAAAAGCTCACCCAACGGGGAAAAACGGCGCCCGTGTAAGCAATCTCGCTTCCCGCATCAGGCATCCGCTCCGTGAGTCGCCCGTACACATATCCGATCGGAACAAGCGCCAGGCCGCCGATCAGAAAGCCCAGCATCGCTCCCACCGCTCCCCCGCGCGCCAGCCAATCATCGATGACCACCATCCAGCCCACGCCGACCATCGATCCAAAGGCAAGGGTGAAGTATTCCTTGGCGTGCAGCGCGTGCCGGAGCGAGGGATTCCCTCTTTCGATTGAGTGGACGGTCATCCGATTCACAAACCTCACCGCTGAGGCGCCAAGGGCGCAAAGACCTCTTATGGTTTAAGCTTGCCCACCCTCAGCGTCCTTGGCGGCCCTCTTGCGTCTCAGCGTTAGGATTTAGGTTTTCACTCTTCTTCTGGATCTTTGAGCACCAAGGATTCCTCGAAATCCTCCACCGCGTATTTACTCCCTCTCCTCGAGACGCGGTGTCCTTCGATTCTCAATTTTGCAATCTGACCTTTTGCCCCTCCCGGATATTTCTCGTTGATCATGCCCCTCGACTTCAAAGTCCGCCAATAGGGAGTAATTCGCCTCTTTCCCTTGGTGGCCGACTCCTCCGCGGCATGAGCGGCAATCCAGGCAAAGATCCCCGTGGTGATCGGGCACCCAATCGTGGCACCGTGTTTGCGCGCCAGCACGACCCGAATTTCATTGATGGTGATCAGCTTCCCCCGGGGGACGTTCCTCATGATTTCATCGACCTCATGAGGTGCCGGAACCACAAGGGTGCCGGTTCCCCACTTTTCGCGCATCTTCTCCGGGATGGCGACCACCTTCGGCAGGTCCTTACTGTCGGCAAGTTTTTCCGCCCAAGTTTTCCTGGGTTTCATAACAATTCTCCTGGGTGAGTGATTCGAAAAGAATCCACGCAATCAAAGAGAAAGACAAGCCCGGCTCGCTCAAACACTAGAAAAATTTTGCCGGCGCAAAAGGGAAGGAAAAATTCCCCCAACGGAAGCTGGGGGATCCTTCCTTTCCAGCCTACAACAAGAGGCCCCTCCACCCCACGACCTCCGATTGCGCCCTATCTTCAGAACAGCAATCGGTAATTACACAGCCCAATTCACCAAATTATTTTACTCGGTCACATCTTAGACCAGGCTTTTCACTGTTTCGGCTTCCCTACAGATTGGGCAAGGATGATCCTCTGTTCCGGCCTCAGTTTCATGGCCTTCGCCAGCGCTGGACGATCGACCGAGCCCCGGACCACGGTCGCCAACCCTTCTGACGCACAGAACAGGTACACGTTCTGGCTGATGAATCCGGCGTCTGCGCCTGTATACAGATTTTGATCCTCTGAAGACGCCCGGCTCGTCCGTGCCAGATCCGAGACATAAATGAGATTCACCGGAGCTTCCTTAACAAACGGCTGGCTGCCGGTCAAAGCCCGGACGTCTTCCTTGAGGATCGGCTTCAACAGGTTGGCTTTGGCGTCATAGAGGAAGAGCCCATCCGCGGTGGCAACATAGAGATCGATTTCCTGCCAATTCATCGCTGAGGGTGCGGTCCGGCCCCCGGTCTTGGGTCGATTAATGCCGAAGGCTGCCCAGAGCAAGTTGGAAAGCACCTGCACCGGTAATTTCTCAGTGCTGAATGCCCTTGTGGTGTGCCGGTCTTTGAGAACTTGCATGAGCGGGCGCCCGTTGTCCATCTGGGGAGCCGGCAGTTCGATGGGCCTCAGCTCCTGGGCCAGGGGCAGGGAGGACGAAAGTGCCATTACAACCAGGGCCATCCCTGTCAAGATCGAAGATTTGATTTTCATGAGGGCCTCCTTTGGAAATTCATGAATGAACCTGATGAATTCTTCTCCACGATGAGTGATTCCGATTGGATTCAATCGGTCGAGGCAGCTGCAGTTTCAATATCCACAACAATCAACGTCAGGTCATCGTCCAACGTCTCGCCCGACCGTTTGCCCGACCATCGGAAGAGCTGTTCAAGTAAGGCATCTGCGAACCGTCCGGGCGAGCGGTGTTCCTGCGCTTTAAGGAACTGTTTCAGACGATCTTCTCCAAAAAATTCACCGGAGGGGTTTGTGGTCTCCGGGATTCCGTCGGTGTAGAGCACAATTCGATCGCCGGGTCCAAGGTCCAACTCGGCATTCACATAGTGCGCCTCCGGAAACTGTCCCATGATGAGACCGTTTTCCGAAAGCTCGTAGATCTTATTTTCCGACCTTTTCAATAACAAGGGGGAGGGGTGACCGGCGCCGGCATAAACGAGTTTTCGGTTTCCCATATCCAGGAGCAGGTAACCCGCCGTGATAAACTCACGCTCGAACTTCCCGCAGAAGACCTGGTTCATCCCCGCGAGCACGGCGGCCGGGTCTAAGGCCAGTGGGGCCTGTGAAGCAAACGATACCTTGACCATGGAGGCGATCAATGCTGCAGGCACCCCGTGTCCCGACACGTCAGCCACCAGGATCCCGATTCCCTTCCCGTCCAGAACCAGAAAATCGTAGAAATCACCGGCCACGGCTGCCATGGGAAGATAGCGGGCGGCCAGGTTGAGGCCCAACACCTCAGGCATTTGTTGGGGCAGGATGGACGCCTGAATGCGCCGGGCGGTAATCATCTCCTGCTCAATGGCGAGGAGTTGTCTTTCGTTCATGAAGAAGCGACGGGCAACCGCATAGCCGAGAAAGCCGATGAAGATGAGGAGGCCGATCGGCTCTGCGGTCCAGCGCCACGGCAGAAGGCCCCTCTGGACAAGGTTTGCGTTTAAAATGAAAATCATGAAAATCGTCACACCGGCCCAAAACACCTTCAACTCTCCGGCCAGGCGGGGGACCATGCGGAAAAGGTTTCCGAAGATCACGACCATGATCAGGATGACGAGGGCGTTGTTCCAACCGCCGGCCTCCCAGGGATTGTGTCGAAAGGCGCTGAGCGGAATAGCCACGGCCGCATAAAGGCCCTGCAGCTGCCACAGTCGACGAATGGAAGACTTCCAGCCCCGCCCCATGAACTGCTCCAGGTAAACCACAAACGGGACCGGGATGAAATAAGTAATGAACGCGGTTATATAAACCCACAAGATGGGCGGGACGTCAAAAAGTAGCGGTGTTGTCCCGGCACTTGAAAACAAGCGCACCCCATAAAGCACACCGCACACGCCAAACGAGACGAGCGAAAGATCCTTGAATCTCCGCCGCAACCCGGCCAGGATTAACACGGCGACGCCCACCGATACGAACAGCACGGCAAGCAGGATCTGGCCCAGATCCGCGCGCAACTGGGCCCTCAGTTGAATCGGGGACGGGCCCTGCAAGAGGAAACTAGATAGAAGGATAGAAAAGTTTGCCATCATTGCAGAAAGGTGGTCAAGGAACAGGCTGATTGGAGGTCACTTCATAAACGTTGATTAGCCGGACACCGGGCTTCACGATCCGAGTGTTCGACAGGCGCTGCCGGCAGTTTGTCCCCGGGGCTTCAGGGTCAACGATGCCTCTTGAAAAAATCAGCTACTCCGACGGTCAATCCGGCGAGCGCCCCCACCCGTGGAGAGCCGCGCGTGAAGCCTGTCCGAATGCCCGCATCGAAAACAAGGCGTCGGTTCACCTGGTAAGCAATCACGCCGAGTCCGAAGATTGCACCCGACTGAATGTCATTCCGACTGAAGCCACTGAATTCGGCTTCCAGGACGAATTTCCGGGTCACATTGTAGGACGCGGCCAGGGCCGCCTGTCCGCTGGAGGCTAGGCCCGCTCTCCCCTGCCGACCGGCCAGCAGGTAGACTGCATTGAAGTCCAGGGTGGTATTGCCAATTTTCTTGCTGACAAATCCGATGAAATTGTGGTCAACCCGTCCCGTTCCCAGTCCCTTGGCACTGCTGGCTGTCGGCAATTTGAGGTAGTAGGCGAATGCAATGCCGGGTCGCGAATGAGATTCATGGCCGGCAACGCCCTGGATGCCGATCTGGGTGTCGCCCACACTGGTCATCCTGAACCCGTCCGAGTTAACCTGAGAAATCACATTGTCACTGTCGAACTCCAGCAGGATTCTCCGGCTGGCCGCGAACCGTATCGCCATCGGCGTATCCAGCTCACTCCGTACCCCGCGCGCATGGAAGTTTGAGTTATATCCCATTTCCAATTGCAGGACGCCGGGTCGCTGGAACTCGGCCGGATTCGAAACGGTCGGGCGCGCGGGCACGATGAAGTCCGGTTCTTCCCCTGTGTCGTCCTTGGTTTCGCTCTTGTCCCTGGATGCTTGGTCAGGTTTGCTTGGGGGCGGAGGATTAGGGTCCTGACTGCACATCCGACCAGGCGCCAGCGACACCCAAATCAAAACCGCTATGCAAAGAACATGTCGGGAAATGAGAAAAGCGCAGAATTCATAAATAAGGTCATAAGGGATCACGCCGGATTCTTCGCGGTAGGGGCGCATCGCCATTCGCCCCAACCTATGTATGTGCATATACTCCAGGGGCCGCATGGCTATGCGCTCCTACGGAAAATCATGCAAGCTTCGGTCATAAGTTCGATGCCGCTGGTACGAACCATCCATCGCCTATGCAAGAACATTAAGGATGAAGGACGACCAATTACAGACGGTGTCTGTGTGGTGATTCTGCGCCCATTTACCTGACCGATTCACCGCTCAACGCCTTCTTCGTGGCCGCCAGGAGCGCTTCGGGACCCACGGGGG is a genomic window containing:
- the nrfD gene encoding polysulfide reductase NrfD, translating into MATEPLKGSPELVPAPLIGPGYNYATVTDKISSIVLTQKTPRSWIFGFAVAFFLLMVLMFAIGRLFLLGVGIWGIEIPVGWGWAIVNFVWWVGIAHAGTLISAILLLMHQEWRTSINRFAEAMTLFAVSCAGMFPLLHLGRPWMFYWLFPYPNTMKVWPQFRSPLVWDVFAVSTYATVSLMFWYVGLIPDLATIRDRSKRRVGQKIYGILAMGWRGSAAHWKRYETAYLLLAGLATPLVVSVHSVVSFDFAVGIVPGWHSTIFPPYFVAGAIYSGFAMVLTISIPVRKVYGLEDFITQRHLDNMAKILLATGLIVGYGYVMETFMAFYSGSPYDKFMIMSRMTGPYMKFYWALIFCNMVVPQFLWSNRVRSSISGLWVISILVNIGMWLERYVIVVGSLARDYMPTMWYRYSGTVWDVATYVGSIGLFLTLLFLFLRYLPMISIFELRQLVPPEKKPAALGGTQARVEG
- a CDS encoding TAT-variant-translocated molybdopterin oxidoreductase; protein product: MSSINEKGISRQALDPASIRARLEKTRGREYWRSLDELAGTEEFLEFLRNEFPRQSGLLGEGLDRRQALKLMGASLALAGLAGCAHMPTEKILPYVRQPEEVVPGKPLFFATAMPFGGFGKGLLVESHLGRPTKIEGNPQHPASLGATDAFAQASILTLYDPDRSQTVSRLGNINTWVEFVGVVNEIRAEQQISKGAGLRILTETLTSPTLASQLQELLAEFPRAQWHQYEPVGRDNLKAGARLAFGEMVETVYRFDQADVILSLESDFLFAGPGCVRYARDFTRRRRMEAEPSGMNRLYVVENAPSVTGAMADHRLRMRSTDIVGLARFLAKSLGIATGFEGPGSLSVGEGVWISTAARDLQRHRGSCVVLAGEPQPPIVHALCHAMNEALGNVGKTVVYTDPVEANSIDQRQSLEALVSDMKSGQVEALFILGGDPVFNAPADVPFGDALGRVKLAVHLGLYEDQTSQLCHWHIPETHYLEAWGDVRTYDGTTSIIQPLIAPLYAGKSAYEVLAALQGRSTRSGYEIVQDYWKNHGQKNAGLSSKSFKEFWEVALYNGFIDGTALNPKSVSVKKGIASSPSSQPSQSTSAAAAQAAAPRPLEIVFRPDPTIWDGRFVNNGWLQELPKPMSKLTWDNAVWISSATADRLGIHNEEVVSLRFEGREVKAPAWIMPGHADESLTVHFGYGSPLAGRIGAGTGFNAYPLRTSVHPWIGSGVEIQRTGEQAALAVTNIHHSMEGRDFVRVASLEEYRKNPHFAQEMDPAPPPDSTLYPEIKDTGYAWGMAINLNSCIGCNACVVACQAENNIPVVGKDQVRRSREMQWIRIDHYFHGGPDDPEIYHEPVMCMHCENAPCELVCPVGATNHSAEGLNQMIYNRCVGTRYCSNNCPYKVRRFNFYQFGDWETASLKLQRNPNVTVRSRGVMEKCSYCVQRINAAKIDAEKENRKVRDGEVVTACQATCPTEAIVFGDINDPTSRVSRLKAQTLNYGLLTELTTHPRTTYLAKIRNPNPEMEES
- a CDS encoding cytochrome c family protein, which codes for MAQIFHRSTNILSRLTIYGAVFILAGLVWAAYIIYSSPYFTEVNVARQQPVPFSHKHHVSGLGLDCRFCHTSVEESSFAGIPPTETCMTCHSQIWSDSPMLEPVRASYRNNTSLEWTRVYQLPGYAYFNHSIHLNKGIGCSTCHGRVDRMPLTARENPMQMQWCLDCHRNVERYVRPREDVFKMDYVPPRDQLALGEKLVKEYKIQKLTDCTTCHR
- a CDS encoding RNA-binding protein, whose amino-acid sequence is MMRDSVALRSTIEPNSSSTAQTNKEIIVNIYVGNLSRDASEEDIRTAFQSFGQIEAVNIIRDKFSGEPRGFGFVEMPNQAEAQAAITALNGSDLKGRALSVNEARPRPSFERRPGGGGRPGGGGGYGGGRGGGGGRGGRHGGGGGGGGHRSW
- a CDS encoding APC family permease, whose translation is MTVHSIERGNPSLRHALHAKEYFTLAFGSMVGVGWMVVIDDWLARGGAVGAMLGFLIGGLALVPIGYVYGRLTERMPDAGSEIAYTGAVFPRWVSFSTGWAMTLAYLIVCPYEAVAVGRVASYVFPSMNAMELYRVGGYPVFLPHLLAGLVLTAMITLVNYRGVQVSAAFQNVTTFGLLAIFVIFSVLGWSRGSTHNFMPPFADSRGVTGGLLSTLMVLQIVPYFMTGFESAPKASEEAAVDFKSKHFVRVIFLALGAGIVFYVGVIAVVSMVQPWMSLTKERFATAVAFERAFGSRFLVQLIMFGVLLSLLKVFNGNFLTSTRLLFAMGRRSLLDEQLSRVHERFRTPAVSIVFVGCLTAIASFLGQAVLVPISEVGSLTSAVGWFATCLAFLKGAGGASSHRGRMIGYAGMVVAAMLILMKVLPAIPGSFHRYEYVVLAVWIALGVLLWRRRTVA
- a CDS encoding MGMT family protein — its product is MKPRKTWAEKLADSKDLPKVVAIPEKMREKWGTGTLVVPAPHEVDEIMRNVPRGKLITINEIRVVLARKHGATIGCPITTGIFAWIAAHAAEESATKGKRRITPYWRTLKSRGMINEKYPGGAKGQIAKLRIEGHRVSRRGSKYAVEDFEESLVLKDPEEE
- a CDS encoding SagB/ThcOx family dehydrogenase, which produces MKIKSSILTGMALVVMALSSSLPLAQELRPIELPAPQMDNGRPLMQVLKDRHTTRAFSTEKLPVQVLSNLLWAAFGINRPKTGGRTAPSAMNWQEIDLYVATADGLFLYDAKANLLKPILKEDVRALTGSQPFVKEAPVNLIYVSDLARTSRASSEDQNLYTGADAGFISQNVYLFCASEGLATVVRGSVDRPALAKAMKLRPEQRIILAQSVGKPKQ